The Misgurnus anguillicaudatus unplaced genomic scaffold, ASM2758022v2 HiC_scaffold_33, whole genome shotgun sequence genomic sequence atgtttttaaaggcacctctgagagtttttttttcccccgcttggcaagccgaccggacgtgacatgggggcgtggcagcatcgacgatcccattttttaattcgaagttcgaggttgtgacttaatttcgatcgatttcgatttaaaatcaaaaCGTGACGCTCTtaatgctcacacaaaaatcgctgcaaaagatgctttccaacagctgttttagcattcgttgtaaacatgtggacctatttttccaaacgccccacacccgtatattcttgcgttgagagcttgaataatagacactccagcccaggtggtggcgctaatccgcctttgtcaattgcaagaatacaaacaaagtacccggcgtggagtaataccgtacctcacagcacatctaatacaagtcaatggagttggccaaaactacgataaaacctgttggaatgtgtcttttgcagcgatttttgtgtgagcataccagtgaacacccctgaccactcggtgagtttcacgtctttgtaaacgaaagtttaatgcattttaggaaggattgttctagtgcacctatacacccattgtagaggtgggaggtgaaacaacaaatacCCGATTgtcgcatatgtcgaaatttcagtcaaaaccgttctatttcatcataaacaatctgaaaacagggctttaagtgtaaaataccgaacttgtcctttaatgaatACTATTACTTATTCAAtagatactagtacttattcaatagatactagtacttattcaatagatactagtacttattCAATAGATACTACCACTTATTGCAGTAGTGACTAGTATATGTCTAAATAATAAGTTGCATGAAATAAATCCTGATGTGAGGAAAAAACATAATTCCTGTTTTGATAAACGTTGGAATCAAGTTATTTATACAAGATGTAGAATAAGACATTCAAAAATGACACACCAATTTTTACTCTCAGGAGaaaaccatccaaaatgttcATCTTGTCAAAATCCATTgtccattaactctttcaccgccagcatttttttaaaaagttgccagccagcgccagcgtttttcatgattttcaccaaagtttaatgccttccagaaaatgttcttcttcagatatataaacatacaatacaccaaatgaaagaacagaccctctgctttcaaacaaaaaaacctgtttcatcctacctccagtggttcttttgtaatcagcttttgaatatgggtaggtttctgcaaaaacaccacattttcagcaaaaagctgagataattccatgtttgtgacggacttttcatagagatcccattcagagcgatctttaaaacagacacggacatgcagcagcttgccatagggcaatacttccgggtttaaaaagttgaggaagggcgccacctggtggataatagcggtattgcggaaagacggaaaatctcgtcattggcggggaagcgttttctcttaattgacgagatatctcgtcaatggcggggaaagagttaaacatgtcattttagACTGTATTACATTTACCCCTGTGAGAAACCGTTTTTACTCTGTTGATACTTTTGAAAAGGTTTTTAATTAAGTGACCCCAAACATGGTTTTAAGATTTCTAGAGGAAATAAAtttgaaacatattttttaatcttcCTTTGATTTAATTATACTTTATTCTCtccatgaatatagccttagaAGCTGGTATGGcgttaaaaaagaaagaaagaaagtactCATTTATTAAAACGTGTTgaatattaaacaaatattagtACTTATTTGTAAGATACTAATACCCTTTAAATAGATACTAGCTTTTACTTATTTGATACTGGtaatattaataattcattAGATAATAGTACTTTTTTATAGTAAATAGTAAGATAATAAATTTTATTggtaatatatttaatttgactCTACGGTGTATAACATTTGttgatctttttttttgttctaCACCCAGCTGGATATCATGGAGCCTAAAGTCCCAGATGACATCTATAAAACCCACCTGGAGAACAACAGTAAGAACTTTCCTCACATCTGTCTGTTTTCTTTAGCATTTAGTGTTTGACTGTTTTTTTGACTGTGTCTCTTGGTTTCTCTCAGGGTTTGGAGGCAGTGGATCACAGGTGGATTCTGCTCGTATGAATCTGGCCTCCTCGTTTGTGAACGGCTTCGTCAATGCAGCGTTTGGTCAGGACAAACTGCTCACTGAAGATGGAAACAAATGGCTGTACAAGAACAAGGACCACGGTGAGAAACACTCCCATCTTCACACTATGTCTCTGGTATTCTACAGAAATGCAGTGTAATATTAGTTACACGTCTAAAACTTTTCTgctgtgttttgtttgttatgtgtgtgtgttcaggcaTGCTCAGTGCTGCGGCATCTCTAGGAATGATTCTGCTGTGGGATGTGGATGGAGGTTTAACACAGATTGATAAATATCTTTATTCATCTGAAGACTACATCAAGGTAAACACACATGTAATGCACTCCACAGCAATCAACAGTATGCACACACATGTAACACACTCAACAGGACACACACACTGTTAATGGTGTTTAGTACTGActtgtatatgtgtgtatctCTCTCCAGTCAGGGGCGCTGTTGGCGTGTGGTATTGTGAATTCAGGTGTTCGTAATGAGTGTGACCCTGCCCTGGCTCTTCTGTCAGATTACGTCCTGCACAACAGTAACATCATGAGGATCGGAGCCATTTTTGGGTAATTTACAACACCTTAACTGATTTTAGCATTATGaatattatttgtgtttatcctCCCGTCTGTAAGATTAACCTCTCTGTGTCTGTAGGCTGGGTCTGGCGTACGCTGGTTCTAACAGAGAGGACGTTCTCTCACTTCTCCTGCCCGTCATGGGCGACTCAAAATCCAGCATGGAGGTACATCAGTGTCCAGCAGGTTCCTCACTGGTGTAGTGTTGCATTACTGTGTTTAACTCATCTGTGTGTCTCTGCAGGTGGCTGGAGTGACGGCACTGGCGTGTGGAATGATCGCTGTGGGCTCATGTAATGGTGATGTCACTTCCACCATCCTTCAAACCATCATGGAGAAGAGCGAACAGGAGCTGAAGGACACTTACGCTCGCTGGCTGCCACTCGGTCTTGGACTCAATCACCTCGGTGAGGTCTTTAAACACAGCGCACAGCTCACAACCACACaattaatttgattttgaaTTTATTAGACTATTCAGTTACTTAACATCAcagagccaatcagaatccATGAAATGACAGCTGGCTTGGTTTCCTAATTGGATGATTGTGTGTTTGTACAGGTAAAGGTGAGGCGATTGAAACGACACTAGCAGCTCTACAGGTGGTACCTGAACCCTACCGCAGTTTTGCCAACACACTGGTGGACATCTGCGGATACGCAGGTGAGTCAAAAACTCTATATTATCCTGACCTCAACCACATTAAAGGCTCATAAAACTCCCTATTTCACCTCCACTATTGTTTTcaaaaatgcaacttaaatgtgTGTGGACGCTGGAAAAACTTTCTAGTGGATGGTCTGTTCAGCGCTGTATTAAAATTACTACAAAATTGCATTATGATTTATGTCATTATAActttgttaaaattacaattgatgtattttatgtTTCATATCCTAGTATATAACTGAGGCTATAGATAGTGAGATTAAACAAATCTAATTATTAAGAGGTTTTTTTAGTTGGCTTTAATAGCTTAGCATACAGCTAACGGATTGCTAGCCTACTATATATGTGAACCACGCTTTAAAATGGTAATTTATGAgacatgattactacacttttagtATTGTATAAAATATGGTTAATTCTTGTTAGATATGTTTatgatttacaaaaatatcaaaagtatttttaagcagatgatgacacaaaCCTGCTGACGTGTCTGCTACATGAATTGtaagcttttatttttaaacaatattttatttatttaaatttttatgaaGTATTTAGCATGCTAGACCAATAGCTGTTAATACAGCTTCGATAAGTCATTAGTAACAAGATATCACAAGAACAAATTTTGATCAGGCATTAGTGCTAGGTACAAGTCGCGGTCCTAAGCAGAATGACACCGGCACAAAATCACCATGTGCTGTTATGAATAATTAAGTGAAACGTCTTGTCATTGGCTAAGAACACACAGtctcattaatatttttaaaataatatgcaCTGCAGAACATCGCCAAGTTACAACTTGTGATGTTGCcacaatgtatatttttaaacctaGAAGATGAAAATAGAGCTACTGTTTCTCctacttttaaaattaacaacCATCCCTGTTGACATCTCTGAAAatgttgtttattattttttgaccCTTTAAAAACCAAGTTATTTGGTGTGTCAAATGAGCCTAATATGAAAGAAGTATTGATGCATACTGGACATCTGATTTAACTTCTTCATGTTTATGTGTCCAAACATTTGAGTGCTTGTATATAAAACACACGTTGTTGTGCTCACTTCACTGTCAGTTTTCTTATTGTCTGTTTCTCATTGTCTCTCAGGTTCAGGTAACGTTCTGAAGGTTCAGCAGCTGTTACACATCTGCAGCGAGCATTACGACACTAAAGACAAAGATGATGACAAAGACAAGAAAGacaaaaaagacaaagaaaagaaagatgCTGCGTCAGATATGGGCTCTCACCAGGTGAGTGCGTGTCTGCCTTCCTGTGCCGCGTCTATGAGTTTGTATGTGCACGTGCGTGCGCATGTCAGTATGTCAAACATCACTCAGACTCATTCTGCTCTCTGCTGCCCCCTCAGGGTGTGGCGGTGTTGGGTATTGCTCTCATCGCTATGGGTGAGGAGATTGGTTCAGAAATGGCTCTGCGAACGTTTGGTCACCTGGTGAGTCACTTTTTAATATCACACAAAGAATTTTTAGATGATGAAGCcatgaaattatttttaaacatgtgACCGGATGATATCACACATTTATCAATTATTTCTTGTAAgcaatttaaaataaagcaaCATTGTGAAtgactttaaaaaaagcaaaaaatgttgtgtatgtgttaaagcatcattaatatattttctttcaCGTTTTTCTGTCCTGTAGTTGCGTTACGGTGAGCCGACATTAAGGAGAGCTGTACCCTTAGCACTTGCCCTCATCTCCGTGTCGAACCCACGGCTGAACATTCTGGACACACTCAGCAAATTCTCACATGACGCCGACCCTGAAGTGTCTCACAACTCCATCTTTGCCATGGGAATGGTCGGCAGTGGTCagtcaagatttttttaacctAAAATACGAGTCACGTTGATGACATCACAGtttatcagccaatcagagtGTGATGTTGTGAAGcttagtgtttgtttgtttttggcaGGCACTAATAATGCACGTTTGGCtgctatgctcagacagttggcacAGTATCACGCCAAAGACCCCAACAACCTCTTCATGGTTCGACTTGCACAGGTGCGCTACAGAAATGACTGTCAGTAGATGTTGAATTGTGAGGATAAAGATCACATGACTAGAATTGTAATCTTGTGTTTGTTTCTCAGGGTCTCACACATCTTGGTAAAGGCACATTAACACTGTGTCCATACCACAGTGATCGACAGCTCATGAGTCAGGTGGCTGTCGCCGGACTCCTCACCGTCCTCGTCTCCTTCCTCGACGTCAAAAACAGTAAAAGCTTTGTTTGCTCTCATGatcattatttaaaacaatatctGATATGCACTCTTTACATTTGTATATGTCTGTTCTCTTTCCACAGTAATCCTGGGCAAGTCTCATTATGTTTTGTACGGGCTGGTGGCAGCAATGCAGCCTCGCATGTTGGTCACCTTTGACGAAGAGCTCAGACCTCTGCCGGTGTCTGTCCGTGTCGGccaggtgtgtttgtgtgtcatgTGACCTAACTTTTGTCCTTTGTTATATGAAGAATTAATAATGAATAAATCtcttgctgtttttttcaggcTGTGGATGTGGTGGGTCAAGCGGGTAAACCCAAGGCCATCACAGGCTTTCAGACTCACACCACACCAGTATTGCTTGCTCACGGTGAGAGAGCAGAACTGGCAACCGAAGAGTACATCCCTGTCACGCCTATTCTCGAAGGCTTCGTCATACTGCGCAAAAACCCCAACTATGATGCCTAGACGCTCGCAGACAGATGCACACGCCAACAGGGACCTCTGACATGcctgtaaaatattttgggaCGCCTCACGCTACCCCTCTGTACCCGTCTGCCTCTCAGATGTTTCCTTCTTAACAGCAGCGTATAGTACTtgatgtttctctctctctctttttgatttgttttgttaCTTGTTATGTAAAAGGTTGagatacaaaataaataattgtgATTTATGTTTGTGTTGGTGTTTTACTAAAATGTGATGCGAACATGAATTAGTAAGTTCAGCTGAGGGGAGtgagaaataataaaaattattgaCTGTCTGGTAAAAGAGATGCCATATCTTAACAGGACCTTTAACGTAAAAAATTACTGCTGggcaataaacaaaaacaaaaaaaggtaaAGCAATTTAAAGTTTAGATGtagtttagtcatttaaatatataactaCACTTCATAATGTTTTATGTTAAGTTCGAGCGGTCGTTTTCTCGCAGACTGTTGCGTCATTCATGTGTTGAATCTGTGTCATCTGTGGTTTAAGTGTCATCTTTTACAGCTTTATTACAAAATTAAAATCTTCAGTGTGTGAtcctaattattttttattttattttagattttatttattaataccGCAGAGAAATATTGCTGTATATTTtctctatatgatattttgcaatttacttttgaaatatataatcaataataattaaattattgaCTGGCTGATATAAGAGATACCATATctcaaagattaatcgcatacaaaagaAAGGTgactttattattgttttttaagcacacacacacacgtatacattttggaaaaaatattttttgtttaaaatatatagaaaatataaataaatatatacacatgtaaatgtttcctaaatacatacatgaatgtgtataagtataattacacacagcacatactcatatattatgcaaaacttttattttgtatgtgattgaTAGCTATTAATCTCCCCCcccacaaaaaaaatatttttaaaacacaatgGAGTCTCATTCATAACACTTGagcaaaataaattaatttaagaGATTATCACATTAAAATTAATCCAATAATTCACATAATTTCTACAAATAATTTTAACAGCTCCGTTTATAAGTCAGAACGAActtcattaatattcatgagtcAATATTTTACAATCACAATTTGTGATATTTTCAACCTTAAGAAACATTGCAGTACAATCACAAATCTACTTAAAATTGTTTGCATTACTACAAATCTTTAAATTCTCGCATGTACTATatttaaattgtgtttttttagtaGGTTTGAGGTGACGTCAGTAAAAGCCACGCCCCGGCAACGCCTCTAAACTTCAACCAATCCAGGAATCCTGCTATGGCAACTGATTCAAAACATGATTTAATCATTGGTATTAAATTGCCGTAAAATGAAATAGTGTATGAACTTATATCTCACGATTTGTCAGCAACATGACGTTGATTCGGTCAGTCACGCTTTATTCATATTCATAAGTCGTACACTGACCTCACGCCGTTTCTGCGGTCACGTGGTCGGGATTCCCTTTTGTCACCAATCCGGAAGTTCCCAGTCGCCGGTTTCCGCCGGAAAAGGTTCCGTCCGGTCCAGACGGTTGTGTTTTTCTATCTCTCTTTCGGTTTGGAATTGATCCATTGATCCGGCCCAGATCCGGACGAACCCCGAATCCAAACGTATAACTCCTGCCCGGTAAGGAACGACTACACACGAGACGCTGCCGGCTTTACAGGCGCGTGACTGTGAGCGTGCGTATGTGTGTATCTATATCTGTTTATCTTTGTGTCTAATAATATTATCATGTTtgtgtttggattttgtttATAGTACATGTGATTGTCTGATGATCAATACCATTTCGCTTGCGTTTGTAAATTTGATGCGTGTTCAACACGTGAACATCAGACTAAACACTAAAATAATCGCTgatcatttaaagggatacctcacctaaaaatgaaaactatgtcatcatttactcagtcccatgttgttataaacctgtttAAATGTCTTTGTTGAACACGAAAgtaaatattttgaggaatgttttgaaaccctattcacttccatagttttttacatactataaaagtgaatagggctcatgattggtttggtgcaaacattcctcaaaatatactAATTAgttttcatcaaaacaaagataTTAAAACAGGTTTTATAACAacacgagagtgagtaaattatgacagatttttttgggtgaactatccctttaaatgaagaTTGTGACTCAGCATTACAGCAATACGCACTCACGTTGTTGCGTTTTAGCATACATGTGCTGTTGTTTGTAGTTATTATGATGTAAAACGTGTGTTGGTTTTAGTTAGTTAAGGCTTTTTAAAGAATCTGTGTGTGCTTTCACACATATGTTGTCATTTGGTTTTTGTGGTTCAGGTTTATTGAGCAGGTGTTGTGAATATTTTCAccactatagaccccttcaaggtttgtaaacattgaatgactatcgggtgcgcgcgcagcatggggtcaaactgttcatacaatCGAGGCTTtaaaatttaatctaacaggtctgaaaaatgatgacttacctcaaatgaagtgagcactacaaacacaagcctctttgatatttgcattgtctcagtctgcacgttaattgcttgcagccgcagatgttgtatttttttgtttttgagattctgcatgaatcacgaaaacttaacggaagacctggcgCGATTTTCagagcccacgacgtaagtaggcatttttaaCGATACCGAATAacacgcaactcaatctgctgtaatgacttttctgaccccgatatgcgcagtgggaaccgacTGTGACGTGAAcggtgaaggggtctatagtgtATTTTGTACAAAACATGACATGTTAAGATTTAATCTGAGGTGTTTAAGTTAAATGATCAGTGATTATAAACTAGGGTATGTGAAACAATAAATCAAACCAGAGCGAGACATCCACATGTGTGTAAAACATGGATGAATCACAGATCAGATAAACAGCGTTACATTGTGAAGGACCTGAAACAGCTGCTCTGAAGTcagctttaatttttttatactaCTGATAGTGACCATGAGTTTATCTTCTCTGCTCATGGAAAATGGATTAATATTTCACTGACCTACAATTGACAGAAAGAACAACTACCCAAATATGAGGTGGAGgtcatctgtgtgtgttcaCTTTAGGTTTTGGtgtaatctctctctctctctctctctctctctctctctctctctctctctcatgaaaGGTGCATGGTCT encodes the following:
- the LOC129438739 gene encoding 26S proteasome non-ATPase regulatory subunit 2; translation: MEETAKKEKKQAEITEEKDKKPAGKEKEKKEEQELSEEDKQLQEELEMLVERLGEKDTSLYRPALEELRRQIRSSTTSMTSVPKPLKFLRPHYAKLKEIYQNMSAGDNKHFCADVVSVLAMTMSNERECLKYRLLGSQEELASWGHEYVRHLAGEVAKEWQEIEEGDKAQQEVLLKLVKEIVPYNMAHNAEHEACDLLMEIERLDMLEIYIDENAYAKVCLYLTSCVSYVPEPENSALLKCALNIFRKFNRYPEALRLALMLNDVELVENIFTSCKDIVIQKQMAFMLGRHGMFLELNEDVEDYEDLTEIMSNVQLNSNFLALARELDIMEPKVPDDIYKTHLENNRFGGSGSQVDSARMNLASSFVNGFVNAAFGQDKLLTEDGNKWLYKNKDHGMLSAAASLGMILLWDVDGGLTQIDKYLYSSEDYIKSGALLACGIVNSGVRNECDPALALLSDYVLHNSNIMRIGAIFGLGLAYAGSNREDVLSLLLPVMGDSKSSMEVAGVTALACGMIAVGSCNGDVTSTILQTIMEKSEQELKDTYARWLPLGLGLNHLGKGEAIETTLAALQVVPEPYRSFANTLVDICGYAGSGNVLKVQQLLHICSEHYDTKDKDDDKDKKDKKDKEKKDAASDMGSHQGVAVLGIALIAMGEEIGSEMALRTFGHLLRYGEPTLRRAVPLALALISVSNPRLNILDTLSKFSHDADPEVSHNSIFAMGMVGSGTNNARLAAMLRQLAQYHAKDPNNLFMVRLAQGLTHLGKGTLTLCPYHSDRQLMSQVAVAGLLTVLVSFLDVKNIILGKSHYVLYGLVAAMQPRMLVTFDEELRPLPVSVRVGQAVDVVGQAGKPKAITGFQTHTTPVLLAHGERAELATEEYIPVTPILEGFVILRKNPNYDA